GGACaatttttttcaccaagtcgatttaacaaaatgagcaagtctcaagtcacaaacttCCACGCAggttgcagcagcagtcaaaaaggcaaatggaaTGCTAGGgactattaagaaagggatagaaaataagacccagaatatcttactgcctctgtatataactatggtacgcccacatctggaatactgtgtacagatgtggtctcctcacctcaaaaaagacattttggccttcgaaaaggttcagaaaagggcaactaaaatgatgaggggtttggaacgggtcccatatgaggagaggttaaagcgactgggacttttcagtttagaaaagaggagactgagggggatatgatagatgtctataaaatcatgagtggtgtggagagagccgataaagaaaagttatttattagttccctaaatagaagaactagaggacaccaaatgaaattaatgggtagcaggtttaaaactaataaaagaaagttcttcacacagcgtgtagtcaacctgtggaactccctgccagaggaggctgtgaagggtaggactataatagaatttaaaaagaaactagataatttcatggaggttagctccataaaaggctattagccaggggataaaatggtgtccttggcctctgtttgtcagaggctggagagggatggcaggagacaaatcgcttgatcattgtcttcggtccaccccctctggggcacctggtgctggtcagtcggcagacaggatactgggctagatggacctttggtctgacccagtacggccgttcttatgttcttatgttatgttctaaaCAATGAACCCGCAAGTCGAGTCGCCTAggcaacttaagtcggactcgagttcaagtcatgggacttgagtcaacaactctgcctgCTTTGCTCCTGCTTGCTTCACCCAACGCCACGTGGGGCTGCGGCCAAAGCCTTGCTACAGCCGAGGTGTATAATAGTCACTCGCTGAAACCAGTTTTAATCCGGGCTAACTACTCCTCCCTGGTGGTGCAATTCTGTATCATGGGATTACTTCCCAGACTCCCTGCTGAGCGGTGGAATTGTTCTTGCTGCAGAATCCAGAGCATGACTGCCCGATACCCCACCCGGTCTGCCCCCGTTTGTCCTGGGGTCAGCCTTGCTCCTCCTGTTCCTCCGGCGACTACGAATCCGGGGCTGGGGATGGTACATTGACGGGCAGCCGGCTCTTGGGAGGGTTCTCACTCAATATGACCCATTGCAATAGGCTGGGAAATCTCGGAGGTACCTAATCGGATGCACAAGGGGTCCATGCGCCAGTGGGGTAGGACCAGCGGGAGCCCCTCATGGGTAAGGGACCGCAGGCCTGCCCCCAATGGAGCACACACATAACTAACCCCACGCTTCTCCAACTGGGGCGTGGCCGGGTCACACTTCCAGCGGCCCTGGCTGTGCAGCAAAGCTTGTACAGCCGGATCGACCTCTTCCTGCAGCTGAGCATTTATAATCCAAAGAAGACCaatgcaggggagccaacagcttcCCCAGGCCCGaggacatgggttcccaaactggggggcgcgTGAGGTGACCCAGcttcccccccatcaagttttgctgccctgttcagtccctcttttttttttgctccacaagttttgctgctatttgggggagggggtgagagttttttaaaaatcaaaaaggggaggcgtgatgccaaaaagtttgggaaccactgctctagggcaagatggagggaggcggggcatgctcctggaaggggcggggcctcgggtggaaagggcggggcctcaggtgaaaggggcggGGTCAGGGGCAGCCATCCCTCAGCACCGCCCCGCCCGCGGCatgtcccgccccgccccgccctcagagccagctggaGTGCCCCACGCAGCGCTCCAGCTGCAGTTTCAAGGGCCTGGGGCGACAGGTGCCAGCTCAGTAGCAGCTCagtagctgggagccctgggcccttttgaatcaccaggtgcTGGGGCAattgtccctccccccccgccccgccctgcatCAGCGGCCTGAACCAATGTTAGAAAGAGACGGTCTGGAATAGACGCGCTGGGAACCTGCTCTCCCCTGAGCATTCGCCGGCCTCGTGCCTGCCCGAGCCCCGGTCACTTTGCTTGTATGTCACAGCCCTTCCCTGCACCCTTCGCCGTTTGGGTCTAATTCTGGGAATCCGAAGgcgggaagggacctcgggagtcACCACgtcgaagcaggaccaaccccgactccatcatcccagccagggctttgtccagctggaACTTCAAaccctccagggatggagacgccaccccctccctagggaacccagcccagcgcttccccacccgcctagggaaagagtttgtcctaatatccaacctagacctcccccactgcaacttgagcccattgctccttgttctgccatctgccaccactgagaacagcctctctccagcctctttggagccccccttcaggtagttgacgGCTGCTCTCAACTCCTCCTGTATTGCTTACCAATTAAATTGCCAGCAACACAGGGCTTGAGTCACGTCTTTCTACGCAGTCACCAGCTCTAACCGCTCTGGCAATGATCTACTCAGGAGTGCGCCTGCAAATGTCCAGCCAGGTGTGTCCTGACCCCAGAGACATGCTGTGTGAGCAGGGTCtgaatggacacacacacacacacacacacacacacacatacgcgcacatgcacacacatacgtgcacatgcacacacagacccacacaaacacacatacctcacagacacacacacacacacagacccacacaGAGACACGCAttcacacacaccacacacatatagtggggggaagagggggccgtggcagggagcagtggggagaagagagggagagggggccatggcagggagcagtggggagaagaggggggggccgtgccagggagcagtggggagaagagggggagggggccgtggcagggagcagtggggagaagagggggtgggggccatggcagggagcagtggggagaagagggggagggggccatggcagggagcagtggggagaagagggggagggggccgtggcagggagcagtggggagaagagagggagagggggctgtggcagggagcagtggggagaagaggggggggccatggcagggagcagtggggagaagagggggagggggccatggcagggagcagtggggagaagagggggagggggccatggcagggagcagtggggagaagagggggagagggggccgtggtagggagcagtggggagaagaggggaagagggggcagtggggagaagagggggaggaggccaTGGCTGAGAGCAGAGGGGAGAACACGGGGAGAGGGGGCCgtggcagggagcagtggggagaagagggggggccatggcagggagcagtggggagaagggggggccgtggcagggagcagtggggagaaggAAGTGGGGTGCAGCGCGGGGAAGGGCGGAGGGCATGTTAAAGGGGCCATTTGTTCCTCAGACCTTCATGCGgccaggtgggaaactgaggcacgggcggCTGCCCAACGTAGggtgcggggggagaagggggggccgtggcagggagcagtggggagaaggaagtggggtgcagcgcggggaagggcggggggcatGTTGAAGGGGCCATTTGTTCCTCAGACCTTCATGCGgccaggtgggaaactgaggcacgggcggCTGCCCAACGTagggcgcgggggggaggggcgtttgTCCGTTGCATGCTTTGGGGCTGCGGTGGGGCCTTTTCCCGCACGACGGCCGCCTTCCCTCGGCCTTTTCCCAAAAGCTCCTGTTTGTCAGCCCCAGAGGTggggctcgggggaggggggggcggcctTGCCTCtgagcagggccccagggaggggcccACGGCTTGCCAGATTCCTGGGCGGGGGGCTCCACCAGTTCTCCTTTGTAATGCTAAtacgagccccccccgccccacgccccggagctggccctggttgctgctgatCCTGCCTGGCAGAAGGGTGGGGACCGGGAGCCGCCCATCTCTTGCCCTCCCCAGGGGACCCGTCACACCCCACGGCAGGGCGAGACAGAGCTGCCTCCCACGGGCCTCCCGCCCCTCCCAAGCCAGCCTGCCGGGGACCCAGCCTTCAAAATTGCTGGCTCCCGAGTCACGGCACCCGAGCCTGGCAGAGCGGAGCAGCCTGCCCGGGAGACGCTGCCGAGAGCCGGGGGAGATGAAGGCCGCCCTTGCTGTCTTGCTGGCCGCCGTCCTGTGCGCACAGCCAGGTGAAATTGCTTTGTTCTGCCCCCCTGGCCCGGGGAGGGGCCCTGGAGAGGCCTCGTGGCGGCAGGTGGCCGTGGGGGGTTGGAGCAaggagcctggccaggctggaagcccAAGATGCTCTGTTgtggtctcccccccccaccaggggcagcaccccactgcccccctcacGCCGCTGGAGGCAGGACCTGCTTCTGGGGGGGGGACCCGTCCCCTAGGAGCCGGGCCCTACCCGCCAGCCCCATGCGTCACCCCCCAGCCCATGTGGCCTGGTGGGTTTTGCTGGCCCAGAAAGTTGcccatgtggggggagggtgttcgcCCGCTGGGCCAGCGACACCGAGCTGAGGCCACGCGAGAGAGgccgtggggccagggcagggtgtgggggggttaaccctgctgccagctccctttGGTCACTCTCCGGTGCCAGAGCGCAGGCCAGAGGGGAACAATTtttggatggggggggaaggagaaggagtttctgaggggggggggactcGGTGCTTGGAGAGCACAAACCCAGCCTGGTTGACAGGCctccgccgggggggggggggcgggtgtctcGTGGGCAAAGCCGCCGGCTCAGCGCCCGGCGCTGCGGCATCCACATTCTACCTCGGAGGCGGATTCGAATCCTGCTGGAACTACTGGCCCATGGACTGACTTCCCGGCACCGGGGCGCAGCCCGGCCGCGTCACTTCCATTCCCTGCCGGTTTGGGGGTTTCAGGGGGTTTGCTCCATGCTCGCGGGGGCTCTAACGGGCTTCAGGCTGGTTAAGGTGGGACTAAGTTCTGGGATGTTTATTGTTTCTATTGCACAGCGGCACTTACAGGTGCCagactaacccccccccccctgccctcgTGCCAGGCCTTGCACGGCGCCGTAGTGCGAGTGGAGGGGGTGGCTCACCAGAGAGGGTGCCCCCTTGTGGGTAGAGTGGTGTGTGGCAGCCTCTTTGATTTGCAATCCCCTGTTGGAAGCCGGTGGGAGCTGGCGACGGGCCCCTGAGATGCCCTGGCAGACCCCCTGTGCCCTGGCTGTAGGTTCTCCCCCATCGGAGGAGGTACCTGCTTCccttagcccaggggtggggaacccaaggtCTGGAGGCTGAATCCAGCTCCCATGCCCCCCTCCTCAGCTTCCCCCACGGGGGTGGAGCACCCTGCTGTGGGATGATGCACCGcaccctttccccccagctccctgggcgTGAGGGGTTTTACTACGGGCCGGGTGCAGTGGCTGGGTGGGTGGATTTAGAAGCTCCTCTCCCTCCGGGCTCTGGGTGCTTTGGCTTCCACAGGCAGGGCCTAAGgagagacctgccccccccaccccgccggctaACGCCTCTCGTGTCTCCCCTTCCGCAGCTGCCTCGCTGTGGTGCTTCACGTGCGAGAAACAGGCCAGCAACTGGACATGCCTGAAGTTCACCAAGTGCGCGGCTGCGGACCGGCACTGCCTGACGATCGTTCGTAACACAGGGCTAGGTACGTGCCCGGCAGGGCTGTCCGGAGGGACGCACGGGGCCTGggcacccccccatcccaggcacagggctcctcccaccttgctcaagccccgcccctcgacctcaccctgccccctgccccctcctctaaGCAGTGCGGCCCAGGGGGCTGgcacaggagggcagcaggggtCACCTCCTCCCCGCACTCACCACAGGGGGGCAACCAGGGTGGcttggcagcctgctccacttcATCCCACCTGCCATCCTGCTGGCCCACTGCACCCCGCGAACACCCTGCCCCCAAGTAATCCCATGGGACCCCTCCATTGGATAGTTGAGGGGGCTGCTATGGGGCCCCCAAAAGCGCAAATCCTGGGGGGCTACCCCAAACCATCCTGCGGGGCCAGGATCGCTGACTAGCGACCAGTGTTCCTGctgatttttccatccatgggcggaataaattttgttatatgcgctgcggcatgtgcagatgtgcaccacccatagaaacatgtgccagctgtgggcactctgctaatcagctggggggcACCTGGATTTCTCTTCGGTGGTGGCCTAAGCCCTCAGCTTACAGAAAACACTGCAGGGGACTCCCGGAGAGTGGAGAACGGGGGAGCCTTTGTGCAGGGGACGGGTCTAGGACTTGCAGCCCTCCCAGGAGGGGTGTGTCTGGAAGGCGGAGAACCTGCAGGGTGGCGTGAGCACCCCGGGGTCAAACACTCCAGCCTTTGTGGGGGGGTGAAAGTCCTGTCCCAGCTCTGCCGTCTAGAAACCCTTCCCCCGGTTTGAATACAGCCCCTTTGCTGCCCTGTTGCAACTggctggaggaggcagggggtGCACAGAGCCGGCGGGAGGAGTGGAGAGAGGCGAATGGAGGGACTAAGTTACTATCGTCGCCTAGGCTACGTCTCCACTATGAGTGTTCTCtgccaaaaatatgctaatgagggactcatttgcatgagtcgtgatctcatttgcatattttctgccaagaCGTTGTCAGCcagcgggagcctgatgtggccaaaaagcctttaaacgtgttttcttaaaggggcagagcttttcttttttttttttttggttcgcCCAAACATGATGGGGGCTCCTTTGAAAGGGGCCAAggggcagtttttttttttttgctccacaactttgccctggctcttcacgcTGGATGCACGGATATCTTGGCCACCCCTACCCTAGAGGATCAGCTCAAGCCCTTTATCAGATCTCAGCGCGCGGGAGAGACTTTTTAAGCTgctttctcttccttctccatGCTCCAGGCATATGGACCGTCAACAGGCAGATCACCAAGAAATGCTCCCCGATCTGCCCGCAGATGAATATCAACCTGGGCATCGCCTCTTTCACCACCGCTTGCTGCCAGCATTCGCTTTGCAACGTGGGGGGGAAGCCGGCGCTCAAGCCAGCTGCTCAGTGATGGGGCAAGAGGCTTGGGGCCTTCCCTAGAGACGGATTTGGGGAGGAGGCCCCGACGAACCTGCCCGAGTTTCCCCAATGAGAGACCGACACCTTCTGTGCATTGCATCCTCGCCACCAGGCCTCTATGCAAACAGCATCTCTGTTGCCCTTCTTCCTGGGGTGGTCCCCTGGCTTGTCTCTTGGAAGATGCATGGCCTTCTTCTGCGTGGTCCTGGCACTGGGCGGggctgactggtttggccaggtgAGGCAGGAGGATCCAGAATGCTACTCTGCAGAGAGGGTTCCTAGTTCTATCTCGGCCAGTTTCTATAATATTTCCTTTCCGACAGACATTTCTAGTCCATGTCACACTAGGATGACACAGGctagcacctccctcccctcaatCATccttagagcagatcttttagaataATCTcccatcttaatttaaaatgtGCCAATGATGGCAAATCCACCAGGACCCTTGGGAAACTGGTCCAGTGACGAACCACCTTCCCTGTTCAAAATGTGCATCTTCTTTCCCTTCTGAAGGGACCCAGCTTCCGCTGGACTCATGCTAGATCTtcctctgctagattgaagaccCGTTATTGAAGATTTGCTCCTTAGATGCCTGTGTTGGGTAGAGTTCCAAACTGAGGGAGGGCCCCTGGTAAACAAGGGAGACAAAGAGAGAACCTGAGTTGTGTGGAAGCCTATTTCTTTGTGTCTGGGATTGTAGCTGTCCACTTTAATAAATGACTCCTGTTTAAGACGGATTGTGATTGTGTATACTAGGAAACGTCTGGGATTTGGTCTTTCTCATGAGTGCATCCCCCTTTTGGCTCTCTCCATTCCCCTAACATTGGCTTTTTTCACCATCACACAGCTGGTGGCATGAGTACTTTTTTCTCCACAGTTCCCGCCATGAAGAACAGCCATTTTTTATCTGTGCATCAGCCCATAGATTTCTTCGAAACTTCATCGAATAATGCCCATTTTTATCTCCCTTCCCTGAGGCAGCTAACCTCCCTCCCTCGCCTCCTAGTGTTGCTCTTTACGACTGAACGCTTTCATGTACTCACCatacaggctgcatctagactggcaagttttcccgcaaaagcacctgcttttgcggaaaatcttgccagctgtctacactggccgcttgaatttgcgcaagaacactgacgatctcatgtaagattgtcagtgttgttgtgcaaatactatgctgctcccgttcgggaaaaagccctcttctgcgtaaaagagccagtgtagacaactgagaactgttgtgcgcaaaaaagccctgatggcgaaaatgacaatcggggctttcttgcgcaaaactgcgtctagattggcacggatgcttttccgccaaaagtgcttttgcgcaaaaacgtccgtgccaatctagacgctcttttccgcaaatgcttttcacggaaaaacttttccgttaaaagcatttgcagaaaatcatgccagtctagacgtagccacagtgtttgtGCATCAGGTGTCTTCTGTGCCGTTTGCGGCCTGACGTTCTTACCCTTACACTGTTCCACGCTGCATACCATCAGTGGAATCACGTTCGTGCAACACATAATAAAGAGAAACACCATGCGATTGCATGGGAGGACGCCTGTGTCAGAACGATGGATGTCCTGTTGTCCGCTGTGGATTGTGATTCaatcatttttgcttttctgaaaagAAGTCTCTCAGCAATTCTTGGATGCTGTCATCAGGAGCATGTAAAGAAAAGAGTGATAGGCACATCTAAAGGCAAAAGGCCATGCTCTCTTCTGTAGATTGGCTCCTTTCTACCACACGAGCAGGTCATCTGAGAAAGCCCCTAATTGAGGGAATGCAGCTGGTATAAAGCTGTCGTGGGCAGCTCCTGAATTGCCTGTCCCACTCCGGTGGGATGGGTGGCCAGGAGGTGAGACAAGGAAGGTGCAACTAGAGTTCACCAGTATTCACTTGGCGTAGGATCCCCTAGGCACCACAGCTAGATGGAATACATTTGAATAAATACATTTGAATAAATAAAACTCTCACTCACACCAAGGCCAACACTGGTGCTGATCAGCCCAGGAAGTCAAAAATCTGGAACCGGCTCCTGGTCGGTACATCCCTCCCTTCCCGCACCAGCTGCAAGAAGTGGCTCCCAGCAAAAGAAAAGGACAGCTTTACCAACTGTGTTTCAATTGAGATCACAAACCCTCTGGGGGTGAAGGAAACGGGCGTAGGCGTCAGGTGATCTGGTGCTCTCCCAAAGtgaggctctgtgcctcagtttccccctctagACAATGTTTACTTTGAAGGCTTACGGGGGACTGAAGTGAATTCACCCCGATGTCTGCAAAGTGCAGGGAGAGCCCAGGATGGAAAGTAGCTGTCCACTGAATGGCAAAGTCCACGGGATTGTTCCTACAGCCTGCGCTTGGCTTTCCTTCGCACCACTGGCAGATGTGACCCGAGCTCACCATCAAACCCTGGTGCCGAACGCACTTCTGCCTTGCACGGCCATGCCCTTctagggctgggacaggggtgctCTCTGGGGCGGTCTTTGCTCCCGCGGGGTAGTTCTGGCCCGGCTGGGGAATCTGCGGACGCCCTTCTGGGTCATCGCTTTGAATCCAAGgcgggtggagggtggggggtggcgCTGAGACTCGGTAGTGCCGAAAACCACTCACCTCTGCTCACGGCCTGATGTCCCTtcggctggggggtggggttgcGGCTCCGGCCCACCTAGAGATGCTAACAAAGCAGAAGAAATGTAGCGACTGAGCATGATCCACAgcccacctgggagatgggtccccccccccccccgacctgagCTAGGCTGTAGCACAAGGCCAAAGGGTGGGGCGGGAATCCGACCCATCCGCCTGCTCGAGGGAGAAGCGGAGACCCGGCGGAGGTTGGGATCCACACACTCCGGGGTGAATGGGTGGGGAGGGgtacacgcccccccccccc
The DNA window shown above is from Pelodiscus sinensis isolate JC-2024 chromosome 2, ASM4963464v1, whole genome shotgun sequence and carries:
- the LOC102460129 gene encoding lymphocyte antigen 6E, with product MKAALAVLLAAVLCAQPAASLWCFTCEKQASNWTCLKFTKCAAADRHCLTIVRNTGLGIWTVNRQITKKCSPICPQMNINLGIASFTTACCQHSLCNVGGKPALKPAAQ